One Solanum lycopersicum chromosome 2, SLM_r2.1 genomic region harbors:
- the LOC138342324 gene encoding uncharacterized protein: MDQYRYTTTHCLFMSHVKNCYDRYYMDDDDDSLTTQEHIDRASVVSVHERSIINIIKGFGIPAALPWHLVDEIYIPINCDQQFHWVLAVVELKNRLIRVFDSSISTRKQTIPHEIKMLSKMLPSYLLDSGFFEENERTNFADCQAYKDNNNGSLLEPQVPFMIEFAQDIPTQESDSLDCGLYVTAFAEYISDQINISYADFNPDYLRQRYGALLWSYGSEKAKCGYVSDNDDPPKSRGVVTPPPEEDLVHIA; this comes from the exons ATGGATCAATACAGATACACAACAACCCACTGTTTGTTCATGTCACATGTAAAAAACTGTTATGATAGATATTACatggacgatgatgatgatagtcTTACTACACAAGAACATATTGATCGCGCTTCAGTTGTATCTGTACATGAGAGGTCaataattaacatcatcaaagGGTTTGGAATACCAGCTGCTTTACCATGGCATCTTGTAGATGAGATCTACATCCCAATTAACTGTGATCAACAATTCCATTGGGTGTTGGCTGTTGTTGAGTTGAAAAACAGGTTGATAAGGGTTTTTGACTCATCAATTAGCACAAGGAAACAAACAATTCCTCATGagatcaagatgttgtctaaaATGCTTCCTTCATACCTACTTGACAGTggtttttttgaagaaaatgaacgCACAAATTTTGCTGATTGTCAAGCATATAAAGACAACAATAATGGATCACTTCTGGAGCCTCAAGTTCCTTTCATGATAGAATTTGCACAAGACATCCCTACACAGGAAAGCGATAGCCT AGACTGTGGGTTATATGTTACTGCATTTGCCGAGTATATCAGTGACCAAATCAATATATCTTATGCTGATTTTAATCCTGATTACCTGCGTCAAAGATATGGAGCATTGCTGTGGAGTTATGGAAGTGAGAAGGCTAAGTGCGGATATGTTAGCGACAATGATGATCCACCAAAATCCAGGGGCGTAGTCACACCACCACCAGAAGAAGATTTAGTTCACATAGCGTAG
- the LOC101258076 gene encoding uncharacterized protein — MNTSILMRHSGIWVNELQYENYKIDGIVVGDSISFSNLKAAIAAELDIDVSRKEIEIRYIVEGNSCPMKLKNDMSVKLYFELKKNEPGFSIYPLCIDTIEKNSGTVHNFDGRSGEITCVEGTTNDTQALAIVENSLFETHENSEVGVANVIINSDIVDVKTGQIYKDKATLVDVMTKYKIKNNFNCKVKRSDQQSYVLVCFSDKCGWTMKASCRKKSDIFIVRNFNSEHTCPMRERVLTKVQATVGFVSGVTAPKLVNYKRIYTPRDIIDDIREYYGVEISYQQAWRAKERALSMIRGKPSAGYRRMPRYIHMLKTVYPDSYIRMHKTEEDEFMYLFIALRPFIRGFKYCRPVVVVDGAHLSGAYKGTFVSASTLDGAGCIFPLAYGVVDTENDCSWKWFFEQFKHAFGDRKDMCVVSDRNESIMKSVRIVFPDVPHYACIWHLWKNVCGNFKRSRKAISDLFYSMAKAYRKEDFDKLMAKVDRIDHRVKEYLEYAGYEKWSRVHATVNRGRMMTSNIAECINGCLVEARQLTILEFLEEVRILFGSWHCKNREVASYTKDTLGRKFEELLIINAAKSSKMEVVPSSEFIFSVYENGRRYIVCFERKVCCCGRFQLDEIPCSHAIAVLKKKNVTDMNPYCSDYYKPDALAKTYEIPMVPMPDKKDWSDPKHVVAETVYPPRYRRSSGRPRKRRRKNTDEKISVNTNCCGQCGQEGHNRRTCTFYPKEK, encoded by the exons atgaatacttcgattttgatgagacattccggaatttgggtgaacgaattgcagtatgaaaattacaaaattgatggaatcgttgttggagattcaatttcgTTTTCTAATCTCAAAGCAGCAATTGCGGCCGAGTTGGACATTGATGTATcaaggaaagaaattgaaattcgaTACATTGTAGAAGGTAACTCCTGTCCGATGAAACTTAAGAACGATATGAgtgttaaactatattttgaacTGAAAAAAAACGAGCCTGGATTTTCAATATATCCATTATGTATTGACACAATTGAGAAGAATAGTGGTACTGTACATAACTTTGATGGAAGAAGTGGAGAAATAACGTGTGTAGAAGGCACAACAAATGATACACAGGCTTTGGCAATAGTTGAAAATAGCTTATTTGAGACACATGAAAATTCAGAAGTTGGAGTTGCAAATGTTATAATCAATTCAGATAttgttgatgtgaagacagGTCAGATATACAAGGATAAAGCAACACTTGTAGATGTGATGAcgaaatataagataaagaaCAACTTCAACTGCAAAGTGAAGAGGTCTGATCAACAAAG CTATGTGTTGGTATGCTTTTCAGACAAATGTGGTTGGACTATGAAGGCGTCGTGCAGGAAAAAATCTGATATATTCATTGTTAGAAATTTCAATAGTGAACATACGTGTCCGATGAGGGAGAGGGTATTAACCAAAGTCCAAGCAACAGTGGGATTTGTAAGTGGAGTGACAGCTCCAAAATTGGTCAATTATAAACGAATTTATACACCAAGGgatataattgatgatattagaGAATATTATGGTGTTGAAATATCTTATCAGCAAGCATGGCGTGCTAAAGAACGTGCACTCTCCATGATTAGAGGAAAACCATCTGCTGGATATAGACGGATGCCGCGATACATACACATGTTAAAAACTGTGTATCCAGATTCTTATATAAGAATGCATAAGACTGAAGAGGATGAATTTATGTATCTGTTCATCGCCTTAAGACCATTCATTAGGGGATTTAAATACTGCAGACCAGTAGTTGTTGTGGATGGTGCACATCTGAGTGGAGCTTACAAAGGGACatttgtatcagcaagcacacttgatggcgcag GTTGCATATTTCCATTGGCATATGGTGTTGTTGACACCGAAAATGATTGTTCGTGGAAATGGTTTTTTGAACAGTTCAAACATGCATTTGGCGATAGAAAAGATATGTGTGTTGTTTCAGATAGAAATGAGAGTATCATGAAGAGTGTAAGGATTGTGTTCCCCGATGTACCTCATTATGCATGCATCTGGCATCTTTGGAAGAATGTATGTGGAAACTTCAAAAGGAGCAGAAAGGCCATAAGTGATCTATTCTACTCTATGGCCAAGGCATATAGAAAGGAAGATTTTGATAAGTTGATGGCTAAGGTTGATAGAATTGATCACAGGGTTAAGGAGTACCTTGAATATGCAGGTTACGAAAAGTGGTCAAGAGTTCATGCAACAGTAAATAGAGGTAGAATGATGACTTCAAACATTGCAGAATGTATCAATGGTTGTCTTGTTGAAGCACGCCAATTAACTATATTAGAATTCTTGGAAGAGGTTAGAATTCTTTTTGGATCTTGGCATTGCAAAAACAGAGAAGTAGCCTCATACACAAAGGACACATTAGGTAGAAAATTTGAGGAATTGTTGATTATAAACGCAGCTAAAAGTTCAAAAATGGAG GTTGTTCCATCATCTGAGTTTATTTTCTCAGTTTATGAAAATGGAAGAAGATATATTGTTTGTTTTGAGCGGAAAGTATGTTGTTGTGGTAGATTTCAACTAGATGAGATACCTTGTTCACATGCAATAGCtgtattgaaaaaaaagaatgtcaccGATATGAATCCATATTGCTCTGATTATTACAAGCCTGATGCGTTggcaaaaacatatgaaattccAATGGTGCCAATGCCAGATAAGAAAGATTGGTCAGATCCTAAACACGTGGTAGCTGAAACTGTGTATCCACCTAGATACAGAAGATCATCTGGAcgaccaagaaaaagaagaagaaagaatacAGATGAAAAGATTTCGGTGAACACAAATTGTTGTGGACAATGTGGACAAGAAGGGCACAAcagaagaacttgtactttctaCCCAAAAGAGAAGTGA
- the LOC101249034 gene encoding probable hexokinase-like 2 protein isoform X2 gives MKKDVVVLAAATTISTIVAAVLLVRQWKRRSEQRWRHAQRILRKFARECATPIPKLWQIADDLVAQMQSGLNSTQSTLQMLPSCLPSLPNGDEKGLFYGINLRGTNFIIVQARLGGRNAPMSRIGGRCEPISDLYRQEISIPPNIIEASSQELFDWITVELGKFISLHSEGLQGGEKNLGFTVSPTIAEVAASRETAITWKDSLLGDAAGNKLLNEINVAMEKHSVDKRVFSLVDDTIGVLAGGRYYSKESVAAVTLGMGTNAAYIESAQSVVKWPDQTPKPEEIAINTHWGNFRSSHLPITEFDTSLDAESSYPGSQIFEKLISGTYLGETVRRVLLKMAQESALFGDIVPPKLAIPYLLRSPDMAAMHQDTSEDYEIIDEKLGEIFEAVTYK, from the exons ATGAAGAAGGATGTGGTGGTTTTGGCAGCAGCAACGACGATTTCCACCATCGTAGCGGCGGTGCTTTTGGTGAGGCAATGGAAGCGACGTAGCGAGCAACGGTGGAGGCATGCACAACGCATCCTTCGAAAATTCGCAAGAGAATGTGCAACCCCTATTCCTAAATTATGGCAAATTGCTGATGATCTCGTTGCTCAGATGCAATCTGGTCTAAATTCAACTCAATCCACACTCCAAATGCTTCCTTCTTGCTTACCTTCACTCCCTAATGG TGATGAGAAAGGTCTATTCTATGGGATTAATCTTCGCGGAACTAACTTCATCATCGTTCAAGCGCGACTTGGAGGGAGAAATGCACCCATGTCACGTATTGGAGGAAGATGTGAACCCATTTCGGATCTATACAgacaagaaatttcaattcctccCAACATAATAGAGGCCAGCTCCCAG GAATTATTTGATTGGATAACTGTGGAGCTTGGAAAATTCATCTCCCTGCATAGTGAAGGTTTACAAGGAGGAGAGAAAAATCTGGGATTTACAGTATCACCTACTATTGCAGAAGTAGCTGCCTCCAGGGAAACAGCCATTACGTGGAAGGACTCATTATTAGGAGATGCA GCAGGGAACAAGTTGTTGAATGAAATTAATGTCGCCATGGAGAAGCACAGTGTTGATAAGCGAGTTTTTTCCCTG GTTGATGATACCATTGGAGTTTTGGCTGGAGGAAGGTACTACAGTAAAGAGAGTGTGGCTGCAGTCACTCTAGGAATGGGCACTAATGCAGCTTATATAGAATCAGCACAATCCGTTGTAAAATGGCCTGATCAGACTCCAAAACCAGAAGAAATA GCAATTAATACCCATTGGGGGAATTTTAGATCCTCCCATCTTCCAATTACAGAGTTTGATACATCGTTAGATGCTGAAAGTTCATATCCTGGTAGCCAG ATATTTGAGAAGCTTATTTCAGGTACATACTTAGGAGAAACTGTTAGAAGAGTCTTATTAAAGATGGCCCAGGAATCAGCTTTATTTGGAGATATTGTACCACCTAAGCTAGCAATTCCGTATTTGTTGAG GTCCCCCGATATGGCTGCTATGCATCAAGACACATCAGAGGATTATGAAATAATTGATGAGAAACTTGGAGAAATTTTTG